In Zingiber officinale cultivar Zhangliang chromosome 9B, Zo_v1.1, whole genome shotgun sequence, the genomic window tCTAGTCATACGTGAAgtaaataacaacaacaaccaaaccttatcccactaggtggaatcggctatatagatccttttacaccattgaactctatctcttaatatatcatcatctatacttaaataaattttatcttgttttattgttgctaaccaagtctttcttggtcttcctcgtttgatatacatGCTTGTCATTTCACATCGCCGaactggagtatttattggtcgtctaagtcaTGGTTTAAAGTGCCGTGCCGAAACGGTCGAAACGGGCGAAACGCCTCGTTCCGCTCGGCGACTGACATCGACACGACTCGGCACCAGACCCAGGACAAGTGCGACGTGTTGCGCGACCCCGTGGTCACAGCAGAGGGGTCACTCGACCATGCAACAGTAGCGGAGAGGTCGCATAACCCTTCCGCTATCACCGTGGAGTCATCGTTCGACCTTGCGCTCACTGCATAGGGGTCGCACGACCAACGTGGTCGCGCCGAAAGAGTCATGCAATCCCCGCGACCATGGCTGGTTGCGTAACCCTGCAACAGCACCGAAGTCGTGCGAGCTCGCGAGTGGTGtcagatttcagatttttttaaattaaacttaggttaatttttttaatcaactcctagttatggtagagataatctaaagagactattaattaatatattttatatttaaaaaataccgaaactatatcggcacgacaCGATACGGTACCGAAACTTTATCGTTTCAGTCTAGGactgaaacctcggcacgggtcaaaattttaaaccttggtctaagTACATGcctataccatcttaaacgtgtctctcgaagtTTTTCCTCGATAGAtgcaactttctctctaatgctttcatttcttattctgttcattttcatatgtccacacatccaccttaacatccccATCTcggcaactctcatcttttgctcatgtgcccaacattcagctccataaagcatagtaggtctaactgcagttttgtagaattttcctttaagttttagagatattttacaatcacataaaacacccgacgctttCCTCTATTTTAACCATCCTgtttgtattctatataagacatctctctcaatccttccatcattttataaaaatgatcctaaatatctaaaacTTTCGGTTCTGGGTAACTTGTCATCTCCTatattaacaattgtctcattatgtctaatattgttaaacttaaattccatatattccgtctttattctactaagcctaaaacctttcccttctagtgtttcccaccaagattttagtttagcatttacttctcCACGtgtttcatttatcaaaataatatcatctgcaaacaacatacaccacgatactgtgtcttgaatgtgtgtagtgagttcgtctataattagtgtaaaaagataggaactTAGAGTTAATCATTGATGCAACCCcatctttattgaaaatgcttcGGTTACTCCGCTTGAAATTTTTACTCTAGTCATTACATCCTCGTGCGTacccttaattagttcaatatatgttacgataacacctctcttttctaaaattctccctataatttctcttggaactctatgataaactttttttaagtcaatgaataccatgtgtagatattatttttgttctcaatatttttcaattaattgtttaagaagatgtataacttctattgtcaaccttctaggcatgaactcaaattgattttcggtcaccgtggtctccttaatattttttctattattttttttccaaagtttcatagtatggctcattagtttaataccctatagtttgcacaattttatatatctcctttgttcttatataagggaactagaaaaCTTATCCTCTATTAATTaagcatttttttcgtttttaatatcatgttaaataattttgtaagtcattcaataccttgtttccctaagcactttttCATTGtacatcccatttaaagcttattctacttctaaagtttgaattctacgataaaatttaaatttttatactcatttaacctacttaaattacctaagttaagttggttgtttaaaccttcattaaaaattgataaaatacctcttccatcatttttttatttctctaacgtttactagtaccctaatacattcatctttagtacattttatttggataaaatctcttgtctttctttctctcactttaactattctataaatgtctctttctccttcttttgtatccaatttttgatataatcgttcaaaagttttattttttgctttatTCACTACtcttttagcttctttcttggctattgtatatttttttaagttttcttcgtTCTTACAattatataattctttataagctattcatttttcttttactttctcttatactttctcattccaccaccaaaatTCCTTACTTAGTGGTACATGTCccctcaccgagtacactcttagaaTCACTGTacatttcacctaatgcttgtactcctaccttctccttaaatatattttgcttctcatcctttaacttccaccacttaattctagaagttgtatatatattttttttattaatactatgtttgaggcaaaTATTCAACATTACTAACCTaagttgggtagttaagctttcttcagggatgaccttacaatctttacaaatctttctatccttcttcctaaccataagaaagtcaatttgtgatttattattcccacttttgaatgtgactaagtatttttttttaaaacatattagctaatataagggcATATGTTATTGCagaatctaatatagtttttgttggtgcaatttgcactaacggtctaatccggattttgatgaatgacaaataagttaagttagattctgttgtgatctaaccacattaagtgtgcaggaaattcAACTAGGTTTaccggatagttggtacgaaatcCAACTAGgccgacgggccgaccagatagctggcgcgaagtccagataggtcgaccgaCTGACCTGATATTTGGCAAGAAGTcgagctaggtcaacgggccgaccagatagctagcatgaagtctagacaggtcgacgagctaaccggatgtctggcaaactggtaaattaaagataaatcactggaggagagtgaccaacaggatgtctggcaaactggcgtcggtccagtttaggtccatttgagatccctaagttgagaccttaacTAATTCTTGGTCCAGGAGGATAGTAACTAATTACTGctctttaattataattatgctaacacttgtcttgcaggtttattggactaacattgttttgcaggacaaaaaagaaaaattaccttcgggtgaacagtgtcccaaggcgccttccatggctatggaaggcgccttcgcactgatcatagaaggtgccttccatggccatggaaggcgccttccgcaggaTAAACTTGGACGTCATCGCAGATAAGAGCCAAGTCGTtcgggatagagtttgaccagttgaaggcgccttccacgcctatggaaggcgcctttcacaGCCTATATAAGACAGGCTCGACTAAGCAACCATCAACAACACATATTCGAGCTACTACGCGTTCTTTTGAGGTTCCGATTGCTCCGGgctcctgctacgactctactGCAAAGTTGTTACGCTCGACGATTGCTCCGAGAACTTTCGATGGCGGTCGGCAGATTGACATCGACACAAGCACTCCCACTTTAATCTCCAAGTGTCGATAATTTgcttttgtaattaattactgcaaaaaggacaagtgcagtatGTTGCACTTGTTCAACTTTCTTTATACTGAATTTCCTCTcccggaggtaccggaagagacCTTTAGTGGATTACCTGTCGATAGGTTCGCAGgatctgagtcttggagtaggagttgtcaaaggctctgaaccaagtaaactgtCTGTGTCTTCTTGTATTCTCGTTCTTTTTAGTTTTTCCGCTGCATtcgtatactttgatttcaaaacgaGAAAacgagtttttgaaaaccacgtgattcacacCCCCTTTCACCTTCTCACGTGCGATCGATCTAATAGTTTGCCTTcgtcaaggcgccttccacacctATAACCCCTATGTACCTAAGATAGGCTCGACCAAGCAACCATCAACAACACATATTCGAGCTACTACGCGTTCTTTTGAGGTTCTGATTGCTCCGGgctcctgctacgactctactGCAAAGCTGTTACGCTCGACGACTGCTCCGAGAACTTCCGATCGCATTGACATCGACACAAGCACTCCCACTTTAATCTCTAAGTGTCGAtaatttacttttgtaattaattactgcaaaaaggacaagtgcagtgtgttgcacttgttcaactTTCTTTATACTCGATTTTCTCTtctggaggtaccggaagagacctttagtggattacccgtcgataggtccgcaggatctgggtcttggagtaggagtcgtcaaaggctctgaaccaagtaaactgtCTGTGTCTTCTTGTATTCTCGTTCTTTTTAGTTTTTCCGTTGCATtcgtatactttgatttcaaaatgagaaaacgagttttttgaaaaccacgtgattcaccccccccccttctcaCGTGCGATCGATCTAAtagttttccttcctcatttctcgttccaaacctaTAACCCctatgtaccctctcatattcctcatttttcactccgacatgtccatttagattgtctcctattaaaatcatttcatttagcggaatgttttataatatttcatctaagttgtcccaaaaccttaatttgataacttaatctaatcctacttgcggtgCATTTACGGTAATTATGTTCATAATTTTtttgccactattatcttaaggggtATAATTCTATCCTCTTTTTTAACTACTCTTACAACCTCATCCTtgaacgaactatctacaacaatacccactccatttcttgctttactctttcttgtatatcataacttaaaactcaagttctctactagttttgccttctcgcctacccattttatctcttgtacacaaaatactaatttttctcctaatcatcgtatctactacctccattgatttaccaatgagggttcctatgttccaaatcttatattattaattttcctatcatatttattcttatccaacctatggtgtgagaactcttgcctacttaacactacacccaagttctcgtggagatgtagcggtccttgccgatacgttacagtcggaccttgCAACGCAAACTTTTACATATTTATACTACAcctgagttctggagatgtagcggtccttgccgagacgttacaatcGGATCTGCAACGTGTTCCTTCCAGGGAACAACATagtacaatagtttaatggattcatttattgaatatttgtcataattttaacATTGACAAGCAttctaacgcaaccctcctcctttatccgggatTGAGACCGACCATGACTGTCagcctaacgcaaccctcctcctttattcgGACTTGGGATCGACCATGACTGGTTCGTCACGAGCTTCATACGTGAAGTAGCATagcataaaaaatataaaattttatatcatTAAATTTCttacaaataaataattattaacaaGATGAGGAATTTCCTAATATGTTCTTCATTTGTCCTATAATAGCACTATGATGAAGCCTAAGTAGAATAGTGTATGGTAAGAGATATACATGTTCGCAGAGGGAAAATAAAGAGGAAATGCAAAGAGGATATACATACTTGCCGATGTAGATTGTTTAACTCCACAATGTCGCCATCCACAATACCTAAGCAACCTACAGAAAACGAGATCAAGTCTAAACACAAGACACAAGCCATAGAAGTTAAGAAGATGCCTTTAAAGGAAAGCAAAATGGAAGTGGATGCAAATTTAGTGGAggcatttgaaaaaaaataaaatgttgtAGCCTGCAAATCAATCTTTTTCTGAAATATAAACATTGGCTTAACCTGTAAAAACCAATGAGGAGAAAATGCAGCATTAGATCAATGCAACAGCTGCATGCATGTTGtgcagaaaattttcaaaaacctaCATACCAACACCACATGCGGCAAGGTACATAGCCGCAGGTGATCCCAACCCTCCAGCGCCAACCACCAAGATTGAAGACCTTGATAGTTTCAATTGCCCTGCATAGTATCACTGGAAAAGGTCAATGTTCCTCACCAAACTCCAAAATAAGCTACTAGATATTTTAAATATTCAAGAAAAAGGCACTAACTATTTCTTTTACAGCATGTTATCCACTATAGAATTATCAAGGTGAATATCATAAAAGAAAATTACCAATTGGTGGAAAGGTCAATGTTCCTCATTCGATGCCAAACAAGCCACTAGCTATGTCAAATATTTAACAAAAAGGTTACTGCCTAGTTCTTTTTTACTATAAAATTATCAAGATGAATACCAAAAAACAAAAACATCAATTTGTGATCTCCTCAATCCTAATACAGGCTAGGGATTTGGGAGTCGgacatggtttaaaattttgacccgtATTGGAGTTTCAATTTATGACAAGAACAACAGGGTTTCGGTACTGTGTTGTGTCtggtttcaatattttttaaatataaaatatattaattaaaaataaaaaaaataacctaaatgttaaaaaaattaaaaatacaaataaaataattttaaaagaaaaagaaaaaaatgagggATTGTAGCAAACCCCGTGGAGGTCACCGTGGCATCACGAAGCCTCCACAACCCCACAGTGGCCCGTTGTGCCAGTGCTGAGCGGTGGATGGAACGGCAAATTTTGCCCAACGCAGTATGAAATTTTAATCCATGAGTTGGGGCACATTAACTGATAGTCACCAATATTAAATGTGATTCTATATGAACCAACATCTGAACATAATGTAAAGCAGTTATACAGACTAAGGTAAAACAcacaataggaaataaaatatgTCACATACTTTGATTACTTTTCTATCAAGCATGGGATAAATAGACAACAAGAATTTAGATTTTGAGGTCACGATCACTGGACATGAATGAATTTCTGCAAACAACCAAAAATTATCAATGTGAACCGTATCATCGGGTTTACAGCTGAAGCGAAGACCAGTGCAGATCCAGCTTTGCAAAATTACAACACATGGGGAAAACAATGAAATTTTATGATCTCAGGTTCTCGACTGACTGAAAAACAAGAGGAAACGTCGAGAATCAGTTCCTCTGGTTCCACAGACGGATCATTTAACTGGAACTCTGATGGGAGGAAAGGTTCAGCAAAAAAAAGGTGGAGAATCCTTTTCTCCCAGCCcttctaaaccattaagaatcgTAACATGCTACACACCCACgattaaattcaaattcagaagTTTTGGAAATAAAAAAAAGATTCCTTTGAGCAGAGAAAAATTATTACACTACTCACCAATGGTCCTAGTGATAACAAAATATATCTCCTAGGAATCTGCCTTTTCAGGAAAAAAATAGGATAGCATTCAATCCAGATAATTAAACCAAACGTCTAACCGACCTTCCACGCCAAAATCAGAAAGCAAGAGATGGCGGCTATATCTTTGGATCATCTCAGGGCTAAGGGCGCTGAGCGAATTGCCATTGATTTGAGGGCACAAAAAAGGGTTCAAACCGCAGTACGCGTTCTGGCGCTCCGGCGTGGCGTCCTGGGCTTCGAGCTCCGCCTCGAGAAGACGGATTCGGTTCTCAAGTTCCTCTCTCTCGGCGCGGAGCCTCTCGATCTCACGGGGGAGATCAGTGCCGGATGATCCGCTACCATTACTCATCGGCTCCATGTCCAGCCAGCCACGAGAGTAGCCGGAGAGTGGCTTGGCACACTTGCTTTCTCGGCAGCTTCTCCGGCTCTCCGCTCGTGTTTAGGGTTTCAGCAATTTGAATCTCCAAACCTCATGGGAAAAGTTAGTTTCACCCCCATAATTTACTTATTTTGTCGAAATGGCCCCGCTTCTCAACTTATCCCTTGTCTCAGCCGTGTTCTAAAAAGCGTCATTAAGCGTCGTTTAAGCGCACTTAAGCgcgaagcaaggaagaaaaactTCGCTTTAGGTGAAAGCGGGGAAAAAATGATCAAAGTATATTTGACCAAATTAAGCATGATTAAGTGCGCTTAATAGCGCTTAAGCacgattttttatttataattttaattgatttgtaaatttttaaaaaacataaggaaaaaaatttagagAAAACGAAGAGACACAACTTCTCTTAATTCTTGAGAGAAAAGTTATAATCTATCATAAACCCCCTATTTACCTGCTAATCGAGAAAACTAATGGATATTATAAACTTTGTGACTTTTACCTTTCTAAACATGTGAGAAATTTATACATGAACTTTAAATTTATCATGTTTAagtattatgtttaagtattatttgatctatttatttgtttaaaataattaaattttatttaaaaataaaaaatatttttttacgcTTAAAATTATCCTAAGCTCGCTTAAACTTATAAAACTGGAAGCTTGGACTCGACACTTCGCCACGCTTAGCGCTTTTTAAAACATTGCTTGTCTGAAGACCCCCACTCAAGATCAACAGACTGGCAAATGCACCGCACGTGACGTAGAAACAGGTGACCAATTTCTATTGGATCAAGCTGATTTAAAAATCAATAGATAGATTTTTTGTCCGCTAGGATCCTCTAAACCATTTTTTACAGTCCAGGGGATGGTCCCTTGACGTGGATAAATGATCCCTACCTATTTTATGAATAGAGACCATTCATTTCACCAATCTATACTAAAAGACCATCCCCTAGACCGCAAAAAGTGATCCAGGATTTGCCCTCGTTTTTTTGGATCTACATATCAGAGAATACATTATTTATCGCCGCATCAGACGATACAATCGAAAAAGATATATacgtttattttctttgtatataTCGGACGATACAATTCAAAGGACTACCGACAAAAGATGTAATAATTTTCATCTAGCGCTATTCATAATGAATGACGTTAAATTAATAGACAGTCGAGATGCCACTTTTAACTCCCTCAACTGTAGCTTCTCAACCTTGTCTTGTGTAAATATCAACCAACTTTCGATCAGTAGTGTGTACTACTATGCTACAGCTTCCGCTTTGTATATGCAACTGGATCTTGGAAATTTAGAAGCTCTCTGATGGTGGTACCGTCGATGTTTCTGCCATGCTTCCCTGCCGAGACGAGAAGCTAAAAGGATAGCCGGTTTTGGAGAGGGCCCATGATTACCATCCCATGAGTCTCTCAGGAGTCGGGCAGAACCAGTAAAGGGATGTCTCTGATTCTGTATCCAGTGCCCCAAAAGGATGCAAGGCTTAAACCCATTATTGCCATCACCACGACTGAGCAAGCTGCGGGAACTGCATGGCTGCCTCCTAGAAATTGTGTCGCAAGAAGCCCTGCGAGTGTGGAGCTCTGCATTCCGGTGCACAGTGAAATTGTTCTGCAAGCTGACTCCTCTTGCCTGGAAGAAGAGATTGAAAAAAGGTTTAAGGATTGAGGATAATTTCAACACCAAATGCAGTTCACAGACTAGAACTCAAGCGAAATGATGTCACAAGATGTCACAAGTAGATGCCAGCAATTGCTCgagtagaaaatttaaaaaaaaaaatgctgcTGTCGTGGTATATGTTTCAAACATCACACAGAATATGAGTAAATGGCAAATCCAGATACAAAGGAAGAATATGTATGAGCTTGGATGGAAGTTTCTGAAAGTCTATGATCAAAGAAAAGTGTGTATGAGTTTGTTTCATGAATATGTACGTCGAAGTTTGCTACACAGCTATAGAGTATTCAGTCCAACTCAATAGACTATTTGATATTTGTCCTCTCAATACAACAAAATGCTAAGTAGATATTGCAAAAATAGTAACCAGCCAACTATTAACACACAGGACAAATCCTAGTATgtcttacacaaccaacaacaacagcaacaataacaatcaagtcttatcccactaggtggggtcggctatatgaatccttctATGTCATTGGGCTCTATCCCCTCCTATatcttcatttatatttaaataatttttttcttgttttattgttgttaaccaaaACTTTTTATTTTTTCGTTTGATAGagacatttgtcatagtttcacatcccCTAACTCAAGCATTTATTAGTCGTCTAAATACATGtctgtatcatcttaaacgtgtctcctGAGTTTTCTCTCAATTAGTACAACCCAACTTTCTccttaatattttcattttttattctaTTCATCCTTGTATGTCCGcacattcaccttaacatcctcacttttgcaactctcatcttctattcATGTGCTCACGATAGGGAGAAAGCACAACCCCGCCTCAACTAATTGACCAATGTAGCTCCATGAATATTGGAGTTTGGGAATCCCTCCCCTCACAAGGAGGTACGCATAAACAGCTTCCTTTGGAGCAAATAAATGCAAATGCACCCGGAAGGTCAAGTTttcttttttcagaattttttccCTTGTAACAATTGGGAAAGTACTTTTCTTTAAGAGTGACTTCCTTGCCATAATGGCAAGGAAAGAGCATGTTTGGAATCATTTCCATCATGGGGAAAAtacttttcttatgagggatggGCTTTTCCCCTCCCCCTTACCAATACTTAACTCTAAGCCTAAGGAAATTATATCACATGCTGCAAAAAGCAAATGCGAATAAACAAGTTAGCTCAGATAGAAtaaatgattaataaaaaaaaaatgaaagggcTAAATGTATAAACACTAAGAATGGAGTTTACCTAAGCATGGGCAATTTAGCAAACCAGTAGCCCACCATGAAAGCAACAAGATGAAATGTTATAATTGGAAAAAGTAACATAAGTCCATTTGAAGACAGGATCTGACTCCGATTGATGGAAAGAGGGCTTCCAATGCACAATGATGTACAAAACATAGCAATGAAGGGCATTATAGGTCTGATGAGGTTCACAAAGGGCTTTGCGTAAGTGTTGAGAAGAAGTCCCAAGGCAACAGGAAATAGAACCACCTAGAAAACCAACAAAAATAGTCAGTAATACATTGGTTCTAACTGAACAATCAAAATGGTGGTATCAGAGATTCTAGAATTTGCATGTCTATATGGATATGCATAGACGAAAATATCTGTATAAGCACCTAGAATGCAATGGCTAGTAATCTAGACAGCGAGAAAAAAATTAACCCACATGGTAATGAACAAGGGACGCATTAAATatatcaaaagttgaaaataacaaGCACATCCAATGACCCAAACATGGAAGAAGAAATATGTACCATAAAATGGTTTTTCCATGTGTCATGAAAACCATAATACTCTTGACCAGTGGAAGGTTGAAACAGATTATCTTCAAAACAGGCATGAATTCAGGAACAATTGCTTAAGGCCTAGAGTTTCTGGTCAAGCCCGTGTTTTTCAAAGTTGCTGAATGCATCAAGGTCCTTACATTATTAGAATGAACATTCAGGTGCTACATCAGATGTCATTTCCTGCAGATGCTGAAAGGAAGCTACAATGAAAATTTTCTGGTTAAGGGCCTGAGGCTTATAGCTGAACTGTCATTTCTAGACCAGACCCAGAAGTGTTAGATTTCTCAATAGCAGTGAAAATGAAGAAAGCTCATGTTTTAGGAAACAAATTTCAAATGATGAGATTATACATTTAGCAGCACAGAGCACAGAAAAAAAAAGGAGCTCTTGATGTGGTTTTAATCCACAGAAAAGAAGAGATTTAAATTGTATTTTGTTCTCTAAGTCCTCGCATGTTAGATAACAATAGCTCTGAAACAATCATGAGCTTTCATCAATTGACAAAATGTCTGAGATTTCTTTAATTTTGCACCACAAAGCAAAAAAGGTATCGTTTCTACTTTCTAAGGTTGGCTAATTTTGCACAACAAAAAAGCATCATTTCTACTTAAAGAAAAGGTAGGCTAAGTAGTGTATCTTCTTAACATCTATCGGGAATGTATGCCATCATACTCCAGAGATAAGCAACAAACTTATTTTAATAATAGCAATGGAAAAAATGATTCTGTAATCTCCATAGTTATGAAAAAATCTGTCTTTTTACCTGCAAAATGGACTTTGACATAGCAACTCCATCTACTGGAACCACAGAACCAATCAAAAGACCAGTGAGAAGAGGTGTAACAAGTACTGAGGAGATTGTTGTCGAGCTAGTAAGTAGAATGCTCAAAGCTACATCACTCTTACTCAAGAAGCTAGCATAACTAGAAAGCTGAGCGCCAGCAACACAGCAAGTAAGGATAAAG contains:
- the LOC122024310 gene encoding probable sodium/metabolite cotransporter BASS3, chloroplastic isoform X1 produces the protein MAALPPSACRGGIGAGRCSRHHVQVKVLPLPSLALTALSTTPSLKLRAARRRTRWGWTACSTSFPRLGRVGWHRREGSASLLSFGAAPGELLAGGGGNQASDDLSQALSALLPFVVAATAVSALVNPATFSWVSKEYYAPALGGIMLSIGIRLSIDDFALAFKRPLALSVGYIAQYALKPLLGLLIAKAFRTPTMFYAGFILTCCVAGAQLSSYASFLSKSDVALSILLTSSTTISSVLVTPLLTGLLIGSVVPVDGVAMSKSILQVVLFPVALGLLLNTYAKPFVNLIRPIMPFIAMFCTSLCIGSPLSINRSQILSSNGLMLLFPIITFHLVAFMVGYWFAKLPMLRQEESACRTISLCTGMQSSTLAGLLATQFLGGSHAVPAACSVVVMAIMGLSLASFWGTGYRIRDIPLLVLPDS
- the LOC122024310 gene encoding probable sodium/metabolite cotransporter BASS3, chloroplastic isoform X3, with translation MAALPPSACRGGIGAGRCSRHHVQVKVLPLPSLALTALSTTPSLKLRAARRRTRWGWTACSTSFPRLGRVGWHRREGSASLLSFGAAPGELLAGGGGNQASDDLSQALSALLPFVVAATAVSALVNPATFSWPLALSVGYIAQYALKPLLGLLIAKAFRTPTMFYAGFILTCCVAGAQLSSYASFLSKSDVALSILLTSSTTISSVLVTPLLTGLLIGSVVPVDGVAMSKSILQVVLFPVALGLLLNTYAKPFVNLIRPIMPFIAMFCTSLCIGSPLSINRSQILSSNGLMLLFPIITFHLVAFMVGYWFAKLPMLRQEESACRTISLCTGMQSSTLAGLLATQFLGGSHAVPAACSVVVMAIMGLSLASFWGTGYRIRDIPLLVLPDS
- the LOC122024310 gene encoding probable sodium/metabolite cotransporter BASS3, chloroplastic isoform X2; the encoded protein is MAALPPSACRGGIGAGRCSRHHVQVKVLPLPSLALTALSTTPSLKLRAARRRTRWGWTACSTSFPRLGRVGWHRREGSASLLSFGAAPGELLAGGGGNQASDDLSQALSALLPFVVAATAVSALVNPATFSWVSKEYYAPALGGIMLSIGIRPLALSVGYIAQYALKPLLGLLIAKAFRTPTMFYAGFILTCCVAGAQLSSYASFLSKSDVALSILLTSSTTISSVLVTPLLTGLLIGSVVPVDGVAMSKSILQVVLFPVALGLLLNTYAKPFVNLIRPIMPFIAMFCTSLCIGSPLSINRSQILSSNGLMLLFPIITFHLVAFMVGYWFAKLPMLRQEESACRTISLCTGMQSSTLAGLLATQFLGGSHAVPAACSVVVMAIMGLSLASFWGTGYRIRDIPLLVLPDS